GTATTACTAAAGTTTTCAAAAAATTTACAATTTTTAAAAAAATTTAAATATCTAATCGTAAGATCATTAGTCTTATATATCTACAAATTTTATAAATATTATTTAGGTTAAATATTTGATAATTATACAATTTTATATTATTTTTATTAGTTTTATACAAATTGATTAAATATATATCAAATCTATATTAAATATTAGTAAGAAAATAGTAAAATCTATAAAATTTATTTTTAAATATAAGTTAGATTTTAAAAAAAAAATTACTGCACATGGTGTAGAAAAATACTTAGTACCATTGTAAATAAGTTAAAAATCAATAGCAGAATCCTAGTAGAGATTCTGATTTAATAGTAACTAGATTTTGACCCGCGCTTTCAAAGCGCGGGACTACTTTTTGTTGACAATTTATTAACCCATTTGTTTGTTCACTAATATGTTTAGATATGAACGTTCATTTTCGATTTTTTCTGGTTTTTGATTTCTGTTCGGCTGTGGTTTTTGATTTTTTGGTTCAAGAAATATATGAACCGTTCAATTATTCATGAGTTTGGGTTTGGTTTCGGTTTGATTATTATTATTTTTAGTTTGATATGGATAACAATGTTAGGAACCCGATAAAATTTTGAGTTCAATTCGGTTCTAATTTCGATTCATTCTTTTCGGATAATTTTGAATAATTTGATTAAAAATCACATTTTTGGATTTTTTTGAGAAAAAAACAGGAAAAAAGTAAATATTTTATATTTTAAAAATATTGGGTGATTCAATCGGGAAATTGGACAATCCTAATTTTTGGACAATTTATTAACCCGTTTGTTTGTTCACCAATATTTTTAGACATGAACGTTCATTTTTCGGTTCAGTTCCAAATTTTTTTTGGTTTTTGATTTCTGTTCGGTTGTGGTTTTTGATTTTTTTGTTCAAGAAATATTGGAACCGTTCGATTATTCATGATTTGGGTTTGGTTTCGTTTTGATTATTCTTTTTTTTTTAGTTTGATCTGGATAACAATGTTAGGAATCCAATAAAATTTTGAGTTCAGTTCGGTTCTAATTCGATTCACTTTTTCAGATAATTTCGAATAATTTGATTAAAAATCACATTTTTGGATATTTTTTGAAAAAAGATCCAAAAAATAAATATTTAAAAAATATTGGGTAATTCGGTCGGGAAATTAGGATAATCCTAATTTTTGTTGACAATTTATNNNNNNNNNNNNNNNNNNNNNNNNNNNNNNNNNNNNNNNNNNNNNNNNNNNNNNNNNNNNNNNNNNNNNNNNNNNNNNNNNNNNNNNNNNNNNNNNNNNNTCTTATTTGTTTTAACTAATTAATTTTCAAGAATATGTTGATTAATAGAATTTTTTTATTGAGAGTTTATAGTTGCTACTTTCTAGCTTCATACAGTTATTATTTACTTTGCCAACCTATTAATCCTCTCTTACTTGTGCAAAAAAAAAAAGATAACTGGAAACCAATCCGAATTGTGGAAATTCATTATGGTAAAAGTCATTTGGGCTGTCACAAAAAAAAAACTGACAAAAATGATCATCAGAAGCTAATAACTCAGATGCCTCCACATATTTCAGAAGCACTACTTTTTTCGGGCAGTATACCAGTCAGTCAGGGACTTGAGAGCCTTGTATGAATTTGTTTCATTGATTCATGAACTCAAAAGAACAACCTGTCTTCTTTCACAGAGGTCAGCATTCTCGATACCAGCTTAAAGTGATCAGCTTCAATGGGATTATGCTAACATGGAAAACCTGGTTGCTTGTTGATCAGGGAAGAAGTTGAGCACCCATCTGATTACTTCTTTTTGGATGGTCTCTGCTAGTTCTATCAACACCTGAAAACTATTTGAAAAGGGAAAAGTTAATTGAAAGAGAGTTATGTATTCACCTTAATTTGCTTTTTTGAACATAAACTTTGAGATCAACATTTGTCTTGGTCTTTCAGGCGAATCAAAATTGGAGATTTTATATTTCATCTGAAGAAGAATCTAACTCATCAGAAGGGTCCACTTCTGTAAACTGATTTCCTCCCCCCGTTGCTAATATATAGTCATATGTTTTCATCCTCTGCAAGTATTTAAGCACTACCTGTTAAACAATAAATTTAAGCAGAGTAATTCTGCTAGCTTTAATTATGGCTTGGAGACTGTATAAGAATTACCTTTTTGATAAGAACCAGATAGAAGAGGAAAAATTTCCCTATGGCTGCTGAAACATAGGCTACTAACCAAACCAACATAACCTGTAAAACACAAAATATTACAAACTTCACAAGGCAAGAGAAATTGCATTATATTTCATGAGAAATAAGTAACTGTGAAGAGCATACAGATATTGGAGCAGCTAACCAAACCAACATAACCTGTAAAACACAAAATATTACAAACTTCATAAGGCAAGAGAAATTGCATTATATTTCATGAGAAATAAGTAAGTGTGAAGAGCATACAGATATTGGAGCAAGAGACCATCTAGGGAACACTACATGAAGCCTTCTCTTGAGTTCAGTTTCCATCCCTTTCTTGGCCACAAAACTCCTGAAAAATATGGCAATGGCTGTTACACCTTCTAAAATTAGCTTTTGCAACAAAAACGAATCAGTTCTGTCACGTGAATGAGCTATATAGGTAGGTGAGAAAGACAATACAAACCACGAGCAAGACGAAAACCATTAGAAGTATGAAAGTATTGTAGTTCCTTTTCCCAACGCAGTTATTGAGCCACTGATTACACCAAACATCCAAAGAGAAAGCTTATGGATAAACAAAAAAACAAACAAAACAGTCTAGAGAAGTCCCAATTTTCTGAAAAAGGCAAACCTCTAAATCACAAATTGAGCAATAAAAGATCTCATCTTCCTCCTCATTAGGATCTGGTTTAACAACATCATCTTTCATAGTGAAATAGTCCCACATACACACACCAGTCAGTAGTCACTGCATTATAAGAAATAGTTGGGAAAAATTACTAATATATCGAAGANNNNNNNNNNNNNNNNNNNNNNNNNNNNNNNNNNNNNNNNNNNNNNNNNNNNNNNNNNNNNNNNNNNNNNNNNNNNNNNNNNNNNNNNNNNNNNNNNNNNNNNNNNNNNNNNNNNNNNNNNNNNNNNNNNNNCTTCACCGTATTTCATGAAGTTTCGTACGGATCTTAACATCAAACCTAGAATCTGAACAAAGTGGCTTAAATTCAAATTCAGAAACATGATGATATCGAACGGAGAGTCTGATCCACTCGCGATGAGTTTCTTCAGAAATTTATTGTACGCCGAAATATCATTGAGATTGGTCTTCAATCAACCGATATTTGATTGCTTCTCTGCAACTTCCGATTCAAGCTTCTTTGTTGTATATGTTTTTCTGGTGAATTTTGATGAGGAGCAGAGATTTGTGGTGAAGGGGTTTATATAAGGTAACAAACAAAAGGAGTCAGAACGATAACGTCTGTTCCGATATAAGGAGTAAAGAACAGAATTGAATGATCGAGATGGGTGATAAATTCAGATATGCGTAACGGTTCCGACGAAGTGGAAGTGCCGGAGTCGATCTTTGCTTCAGTTGAATGGGAGAGGTGTGCTTGGAATGGACAATATGTCAAATTATTTTGAGCCCATACGAATAGCCCAGTATTTTTCTTGTATCGATTGGAGCAAGTGTGATGTGGCAAAATAAAGTAATCCTATTGGCCGAATTAACAATCCGACGTGGATAGGTTAGAATCTCTCCATATCGGGCTTTTAGTAGTGTTAGATATCCTCGCAAATCTGATACTAGATATTTACTGATCATTAATTAGATATAGTAGTTAATACGATATAACGTAAGATCTTACAAAAATATTAAACTAATAAATGTATGCTAATTTCTTGATGGAATGATCTACACAGAGCACTGATCATGTGCAAGTTAATATACTGTAAAATAGCGAAAGATCTTACATAATATTTAAAATATTCGAGAAATATATCATAGCCCTTTTTAAGGGAATAATTTATAGAGAAATGATATGTAATTCCATTTCCTCACATCACATTCCCACTAAAAAAAAAAACAAAAAAGTTACGAGGACTTTTGCATATAAATACACGTACGTGCGTACAAGAATACACACACCCACACAAACAAACAAAAATCTTGAATTCTCGTGTTTTGATTTCGCTCATAATGTCGTCCAAGCTTTTAACCTTCTTCTTCGTTCTATCTCTTGTGGCGATCCACCACATCCCTGTCGTGACATGCAGACAATGGTGCATGGCGATGCCTAATGCTTCAGATGAGCAGTTACAAGCCAACATTGACTACGCTTGCAGCAACGGCGTCGATTGTACACAGATCCAGCCCGGGGGAGTATGCTATGAACCAAACACTCTTTATGACCACGCGTCGTATGTGATGAACGCTTATTACCAGAGTCATGGACGCATTGAAGACTCTTGCAGGTTCAACCGCAGCAGTTGCTGGGTCTTTGTCGACCCAAGTTATGGCTCATGTGTGTACTACACTTGAAAAGCAATATTAACTGTTAATTGCGTTATTACTTGATTGTTTTTTTTAAAAAAATTGGGATCCAATAGTATGCCAAAAGGTTTTTGTTTATGTGTTTTGCTATCTATTTTCTTGAAAGTTGGTTTTATTATATAAAATTTCCATTTAATTTGTGAACCATTTTTAAACAAGAGAAATGAAATATAACAACACGTATAAACTAACTTTCCCATGCATTGAACAAACACGTAATATTTAGAATTTAAAATCTCTGGTTACAGATTTAACCAATCTACAAATTTTTAGTAATTTATTATTAAGAAAATAAATTCATTTTCAATTAGATTAAGCGGATTTGTGTTCTCATGGATTTAATAAATATTTACAGAAAAAACATATTTGAGAAGAAAAAAATATTTTATTTTATTTTTAATAATAAGAAAATATAAAGTTTATGAAAATTAAATGAACTTATCAAATTATTATTAGTTTAATGCTATCGAAAACCGTTAATCATAAAATATAATGGATTTATGATAAAAAAGATTGTTAATCATATAAAAAATTAATGTTTTAATCTTTTTAAAATAAAAAACCCATGCACTGGAAAGAATATATACAGTATTATTCCTTTGAATAAGTCAAAATAATTTTAAAATTAAAACTTTAAAAAATTTAAACATTTTTTTTGGTCGAACGAACATAACTAAATCTATTTTCTGCGTCTGCGGCTGCGGCTGCGGTAATGTTCTGCGTCTTAGAAACGAACAACAAGTTGCGTCTGCGGCTGCGGCTGCGGCTGAATCTGCGGCTGCAAAACGAACAACAACCAAAGGAATAGACGCAGCCGCAGCCGCAGACTCAGCCGCAGCCGCAGGAACCTGCGTCAATGAAACGAACGGCACTAATGTTTACGTGAGCTATGTTCCTTTATGAAAACCGCGTGTCACCATGTAAACATGTAGTGATGCCATTTAATTTTGGAATTTGAATTTCATAATGTATGGTAAAGAAACTTTAAGATATAATAAAAGGACGTTTGAGTTCCAGAAATTGTATCATTTAAATTATGGAGTTTTGTTTATTATTTTTTCACTATTGTTGACACTTATATATATATGTTGATCGTGAAGACTTATAGTAAAAGATTGGATGGAAATTGTGGAGTTTGAATTTTAAATATTAACCAAATTCCATTTCCTTTGACCAACTAAATTGGTGGTCGTAAAAATATAGTGGAGTTTATGTGTGAAACCAATTGTTTTATCAACTTCACGTGTTTGGTAGCTGTTAAAATTGTTTAGACTCCGTAGACGCCGCCGTTTTATCTCTAATAAGAGTCAGCAGGGCCATTGGGTTGCCGTGTGTAGCATGATCCATGAGAGTAGAGAATGGTACCTTTAACCGAGTAATGAGTTGTGTATAGGACATATCCATTGTTGATTAATAGGACTTGTGTTTTAACTTGCTTTTCTCCTGCCTTTTTATGTAGGAGAACGCATCAAGTATTTGATATATGGAGCCCTTTCTCAAAAAAAAAAAAAGTATTTGATATGGCTGTTAGGGTTTTCAAGAACATACTACAGAGAGAGACATGGAAATTGGTCGGAACCTTGGAAACAGGATTCTTAGAGGGCTTGACCGGATGAAGACATCAGCGCAGGTTCTAAGCCCAAAACAGATAGAGCCAAGCATAGGCAAGGCGAAGAGACTATTAGATTCAACTCGTCTCAAACCGCATGCCAGCACGAAGACTCCTCCGAGTAATGAAGTCGGTAGGCACTTGTTCTTGTCTTTGAGAAACCTTCGGCCCAAGTTTCCCCCAGCTATCTCAATGATGATGAAGATCAAGCCGCCAAGACCCATTAGAAGTACCACTCAGCACGCGATTGATAACCAAATATAAATAGATACGGTGTAATATTAATTTGGAAAAGTGAAAATACCGGGCAGTTCTAAATTTGTGTTTACAAGAGCTTGGAGATGATAAAACGTTCTAAGCATAAACTTCAGATAATCACATGAGTAGCGGTTACGCCTTCATCAATAAGTTTTTAAGGAATGAAACGTAATCTTGTACATTTTGTGCATCTTGCAACTTCAGACCTATCAACTTTTATAATGGAACCGTCCATCTTTAGTGGACGGTAGTGGTCGGCGCGAACAGCTCTGTGAATCACCGAATTCTGCGTATGCAGTCAGAAGAGGAAGTCAACATTTTTTAAAACCTCTCTTTACAATCCAAACTTTATATCATGCCAAGTGTAGATTTTTTTTTAATTTTAAAAAATAAGATGGAATAAATCATATTTTACATTGTGAAGAAGACCATACCTTTTCATCAAGGAAAAATGAAGGGATTCCCATAAACTGATCAACAATGTATTAAGAAGTTCTATCAAATCCAAGAGCATCAAAGGTTGAGTAGTCAGATATCCATATTCTAATGTCAAAAGCTACTGTATATGTTAAATCGAAATTGGAAAAAGAAATGAACAGCGACAATGTCCATAACATTTTATAAATATACATGATAGTTAGTTATCAAAAAAAAAGATGGTTAGTTATAGTAACTCATATCACACTATCACATCCCTAAGTGTCGAAACATAAGAAAATGGGGCGCATCCTATGATCTTTTCACTGCCTTCACTCATCCTTCTCCACCAAGCAAGTACATCTCAAT
The DNA window shown above is from Brassica oleracea var. oleracea cultivar TO1000 chromosome C3, BOL, whole genome shotgun sequence and carries:
- the LOC106334224 gene encoding glucan endo-1,3-beta-D-glucosidase-like, whose protein sequence is MSSKLLTFFFVLSLVAIHHIPVVTCRQWCMAMPNASDEQLQANIDYACSNGVDCTQIQPGGVCYEPNTLYDHASYVMNAYYQSHGRIEDSCRFNRSSCWVFVDPSYGSCVYYT